One Schistocerca cancellata isolate TAMUIC-IGC-003103 chromosome 1, iqSchCanc2.1, whole genome shotgun sequence genomic region harbors:
- the LOC126189716 gene encoding uncharacterized protein LOC126189716, which produces MGLTYKKKEGVKARKKIDSRSMELAVMACLGGKSFRGASKEFQVPLMTLKRYVRKQLSQDTEISYSSTYNKSQVFSTEEENSLCEYLKTASKLHHGLSAKSVRAFAYQFSSENKKKIPENWKKEGKAGNDWFRGFMRRHPELSLRTPEGTSINRGSSFNKHNVRQFFDNLRQIITREVLGPESIWNIDETGLTTVHKPGKIVAVRGEKQVGKVTSAERGELVTACCAINAIGGHIPPFMIFPRVNWQDRMLHGAPPGTSGSTHSRGWMTADNFVLFLKHFHKYVKCSAQHKALIIMDNHDSHISLESLHFAKENGITLLTIPPHTSHKMQPLDRSVYGPLKAYYNSAAGDWMTAHPGKTISIYDISEIFGRAFPKAFTPSNVISGFRVSGIWPFNSDIFTDDEFLSVYTTDHLQSVEICDSPKEFVSLSTPSSSGIRPSAIGYRSFEDIRPHPKAAAHTTTRRGRKRACTAILTNTQVKDKLEEELRARKARRLKPVGRPKRLNFENKKQTYKPKVETSESEELSPCEFDNDLESLSNSDSDEILNDEPGTGKWIIATFQTKKSEKHYVGEIVNVPDEENFTIKCARKIEGQRFKWPETEDICDIERNQIVRVIPSPAFSSKNDRVTSFIFNSVKFEGFNIQ; this is translated from the coding sequence ATGGGTCTTACATATAAAAAGAAAGAGGGAGTCAAAGCTAGGAAAAAAATTGACTCTAGAAGTATGGAACTTGCAGTAATGGCGTGCCTTGGGGGAAAAAGTTTCCGAGGAGCATCAAAGGAATTTCAAGTCCCACTAATGACCTTAAAACGCTATGTTAGGAAGCAGTTAAGTCAAGATACTGAAATTTCTTATTCTTCTACATACAACAAGTCTCAAGTGTTTTCAACTGAGGAAGAAAATTCTTTATGTGAATACCTGAAAACGGCAAGCAAATTACACCATGGCCTGAGTGCAAAAAGTGTGCGTGCATTTGCATATCAATTTtcttctgaaaataaaaagaaaattcctgAAAATTGGAAGAAAGAGGGCAAAGCTGGAAATGACTGGTTCAGAGGTTTCATGAGAAGGCATCCTGAACTCTCTCTTCGTACACCAGAAGGAACCAGTATAAACAGAGGAAGCAGCTTTAATAAACACAATGTTAGACAGTTTTTTGATAATCTTCGCCAGATTATCACTAGGGAAGTTCTTGGTCCAGAATCTATTTGGAACATAGATGAAACGGGTCTTACTACAGTCCACAAACCAGGAAAAATAGTGGCTGTAAGAGGAGAGAAACAGGTAGGAAAAGTGACTTCTGCCGAGAGAGGTGAACTTGTGACAGCATGTTGTGCAATAAATGCTATAGGAGGCCACATCCCACCTTTCATGATCTTTCCACGTGTGAACTGGCAGGACAGGATGCTGCATGGAGCTCCTCCTGGAACCAGTGGTTCCACTCATTCCAGAGGTTGGATGACAgctgataattttgttttgtttttaaaacattttcataagtATGTAAAATGCAGTGCTCAACACAAAGCACTTATAATCATGGACAATCATGATAGTCATATTAGTTTGGAATCCTTACATTTtgcaaaagaaaatggaattactcTTTTGACAATTCCTCCCCATACATCCCACAAAATGCAGCCCCTTGATAGGTCAGTGTATGGTCCACTGAAGGCATATTACAATTCTGCTGCAGGAGACTGGATGACAGCGCATCCAGGGAAAACTATCTCTATCTATGATATCTCCGAGATTTTTGGTAGAGCTTTCCCTAAAGCTTTTACACCCAGCAATGTGATTAGTGGTTTTCGGGTTTCAGGCATATGGCCATTTAACTCTGATATATTTACAGATGATGAATTTTTGTCTGTATATACAACAGACCACTTACAATCTGTGGAAATCTGTGATTCTCCAAAAGAGTTTGTTTCATTATCAACACCTTCATCTTCTGGAATTAGACCTAGCGCTATTGGATACAGATCCTTTGAAGATATCAGACCACATCCTAAGGCAGCAGCTCACACTACAACTAGACGAGGAAGGAAACGAGCATGTACCGCAATCCTAACAAACACACAGGTAAAAGATAAACTTGAGGAAGAACTCAGAGCAAGAAAAGCACGAAGATTGAAACCTGTGGGAAGACCTAAGAGGCTGAActttgaaaacaagaaacaaacgtATAAGCCAAAAGTAGAAACTTCTGAAAGTGAAGAACTGTCTCCATGTGAGTTTGATAATGACTTGGAGAGTTTGAGTAACagtgattctgatgaaattttgaatGATGAACCAGGCACTGGAAAATGGATCATTGCTACCTTCCAAACAAAGAAATCTGAAAAACATTATGTGGGAGAGATTGTCAATGTTCCTGATGAAGAGAATTTCACCATAAAATGTGCGAGGAAGATAGAGGGTCAACGGTTCAAGTGGCCAGAAACTGAAGACATATGTGACATTGAAAGGAACCAAATTGTACGAGTCATTCCATCTCCAGCATTTTCTTCAAAGAATGACAGAGTTACCAGTTTCATTTTTAACAGTGTCAAATTTGAGGGCTTTAATATTCAATAA